The following proteins are encoded in a genomic region of Limosilactobacillus reuteri subsp. reuteri:
- a CDS encoding thiamine diphosphokinase, translating into MRVNVLVGGPLEMVPTELILQRKDEKWIGVDRGALRLLRWGIKPVLAIGDFDSVTGDELQGLEGKITRIKTYPPEKDYTDTQLGVKFAIQEQADEIEIFGATGGRLDHLLANLFLPLQSEFKPYLTRIKIIDCQNVVSYYLPGDYTISRLPHKKYLAFVNLTPVQGLTLKDEKYPLQNWSSQIPFSWTSNEFTAEENHFSFESGIVSVIQCSDQLK; encoded by the coding sequence ATGAGAGTAAATGTACTAGTTGGCGGTCCGCTTGAAATGGTTCCAACCGAGTTGATTTTGCAACGTAAAGATGAAAAATGGATTGGGGTTGACCGGGGTGCTTTAAGATTATTAAGGTGGGGAATTAAGCCGGTATTAGCAATTGGTGACTTTGATTCCGTTACCGGGGATGAATTGCAAGGTTTGGAAGGTAAAATTACTCGTATAAAAACTTATCCTCCTGAAAAAGATTATACCGATACGCAATTGGGCGTGAAATTTGCAATTCAGGAACAGGCTGATGAAATTGAAATTTTTGGTGCAACGGGAGGGCGCTTAGACCATTTATTAGCTAACCTCTTTCTTCCGCTGCAGAGTGAATTTAAACCATACTTAACCCGGATTAAGATTATTGACTGTCAAAATGTTGTCTCTTATTACTTGCCAGGGGATTACACTATTTCTCGCCTGCCGCATAAGAAGTATCTGGCCTTTGTCAATCTTACTCCTGTTCAAGGCCTTACGTTGAAAGACGAAAAATATCCACTGCAAAACTGGAGTAGTCAAATTCCATTTTCGTGGACAAGCAATGAATTTACAGCTGAAGAAAATCATTTTTCATTTGAAAGTGGAATTGTTTCTGTAATTCAGTGTAGCGACCAATTAAAATAG
- the plsX gene encoding phosphate acyltransferase PlsX, with product MKIAVDAMGGDNAPQVIIEGVEEARDLYPDLEFDLYGNPDKVKPLIKNNERLNIVATSEEISMGEEPVRAIRRKKDSSIVRAATAVKEGKADAFFSAGNTGAILAAGLFIVGRIKGIDRPGLTSILPIAKPGASRHNFVYLDTGANAESKEKNLEQYAYLGKFYAENVLGVANPRIALLNNGAEEDKGDKLHKEVWQILNSKDDLNFVGNIESGDLLFGKADVVVSDGWTANAALKATEGTAKMMMTLIKDGILHGGLRAKLGYLMLKPVFHQIGQKMSASTYGGAVLLGLKAPVVKTHGSADALAVKNTISQIRTMLKTGVIEKTVEFFDSTENLDNSQKNE from the coding sequence ATGAAAATTGCTGTTGATGCAATGGGTGGAGATAATGCTCCCCAAGTAATCATTGAAGGGGTAGAAGAGGCTCGAGACCTTTACCCCGACTTAGAATTTGATCTTTATGGAAATCCAGACAAGGTAAAACCCTTAATAAAAAATAACGAGCGGCTTAATATTGTTGCTACCAGTGAAGAAATTTCAATGGGTGAAGAACCAGTCCGGGCGATTCGGCGGAAAAAAGATTCGTCAATTGTTCGCGCGGCAACAGCAGTTAAAGAAGGAAAAGCTGATGCCTTCTTCTCTGCGGGAAATACTGGGGCAATTTTGGCGGCTGGCCTCTTCATTGTTGGCCGCATTAAAGGGATTGATCGTCCAGGACTTACTAGTATTTTGCCAATTGCCAAGCCGGGTGCTAGTCGGCACAATTTTGTCTACCTCGATACTGGTGCAAATGCTGAAAGTAAAGAGAAAAATTTGGAACAATATGCCTACCTTGGTAAATTCTATGCCGAAAATGTATTGGGAGTTGCGAACCCTCGAATTGCGCTATTAAACAATGGGGCAGAAGAAGATAAGGGTGACAAGTTACATAAAGAAGTATGGCAAATCCTCAATAGCAAAGATGATTTGAATTTTGTCGGCAATATTGAATCTGGTGACCTCCTGTTTGGCAAGGCAGATGTTGTTGTAAGCGATGGGTGGACGGCAAATGCGGCCTTAAAAGCGACTGAAGGAACTGCTAAGATGATGATGACGTTAATTAAAGATGGAATCTTACATGGTGGTCTCCGTGCTAAGTTGGGCTATCTCATGCTAAAGCCAGTTTTCCATCAAATCGGTCAAAAAATGAGTGCTTCAACTTATGGCGGGGCGGTCTTATTAGGGCTTAAGGCACCAGTTGTTAAAACTCATGGATCTGCTGATGCTTTAGCCGTGAAAAATACAATTAGTCAAATTAGAACAATGCTCAAAACAGGTGTAATTGAAAAAACAGTTGAATTTTTCGATAGCACCGAAAATCTAGACAATTCTCAGAAAAACGAATAG
- the smc gene encoding chromosome segregation protein SMC, with the protein MQLLSLTLDGFKSFAQKTTIKFEPGMTGIVGPNGSGKSNIIEAIQWVMGEQSAHHLRGDRMADVIFNGSSDRKPLNRALVSITLDNSDHYLASEFTELTITRKIYRNGDSEYLINDQNVRLKDITDLFIDSGLGRESFSIISQGRIEEIFNGKPIDRRGIIETVAGVAKYKKNKETAEKRLTTTMENLNRVNDIISELEKQIEPLEEQSAIAQDYLEQKKQFDVLDRTQTVRHYDEYYGKLTKLGAKLKQAEEMVKDYQRQAGHDRQQLDNLKQKRQQLNATKDRLQAIILNQTEAIAKYENQQSVSSVRREQRENEQRRLTAQQAELNARLKEVKASQRANDEQLAEQKALINSQQAEFEAARKMSSSERIATLKQQVEDLRNQQVSLMQERTTIHNQQSFLSRNHEQAMSLQRQNVEELDATKNQLAEINQEFDRYQQAVAITKESLQNVSEKLKAAQDHREKLNYGYQTKQRDWYAALGDVRSLKSRINAYQSMADEYSGYYRGVQEVLRQRQQFPGLAGAVSELFDVPAKYTQAIETVLGSQLQQLVVDRQATAKAIINFLIKTRAGRVTILPLDTLSHRRPLSIWPQLTGLPGFLGRATELIKFDQKFQLIADHLLGTTVIADNLDHATEIARAGRHMVRVVTLDGQLINASGAMTGGATRSQRTGLLSQKQMAKQLEEELKKQEQLAANLEQEVAKLQQAQKANEQVVADYQQQVQTLQDKFHEQESSCQLISSKYETLTNRVQILETQNKQQDTQHQDYESQVQQNNEQADKVNQELTQVVAKIKQILTQIDELQNDESTQARQLAQMQQKIAVAEERLQQYQRQSQEYNRQRREVEESLEKVTIAIAELTTQSASQSTSEQSTQTALKDAKEEQAKAKVQLEDNSVALEELEQKLSQAEAHYNRLQELQRAALDDRNNLNEERVKYESMVDQALNRLSEQYSMTIDEARQQMSKLDEETLATRLKLLKRGLDDLGQVNVGAIEEYERVRERYDFLKGQQDDLLASRAQLNQTMGEIDAQVKKRFITTFNQVSQKFDETFQQIFSGGHAKLVLTDPHDLLTTGVDIMAQPPGKKNQHLSLLSGGERALTAITLLFAILKVRPVPFAILDEPEAALDEVNVQRFAHYLSKFGTEGPQFIVITHRKGTMMDADVLYGVTMQESGVSKMVSVDVVDTLQESDN; encoded by the coding sequence ATGCAATTATTGTCTTTAACTTTGGACGGCTTTAAGTCCTTTGCCCAAAAAACAACAATTAAATTTGAGCCCGGGATGACAGGGATTGTTGGCCCGAATGGTAGTGGAAAGAGTAATATTATCGAAGCTATCCAATGGGTAATGGGCGAACAGTCGGCTCATCATTTGCGGGGAGATCGGATGGCTGATGTTATCTTTAATGGGTCATCAGATCGTAAACCTTTAAACCGGGCCCTAGTTTCGATTACGCTAGATAATAGTGATCATTACTTAGCTAGTGAATTTACTGAGCTTACCATTACTCGTAAAATATATCGCAATGGTGATAGTGAGTACTTAATTAACGACCAAAACGTTCGCTTAAAGGACATTACAGACTTATTTATTGATTCTGGTTTAGGTCGAGAATCCTTTTCCATTATTTCCCAGGGACGGATTGAAGAGATCTTTAATGGTAAACCAATTGATCGGCGGGGAATTATTGAAACCGTTGCGGGAGTTGCTAAGTATAAGAAGAACAAAGAAACAGCTGAAAAGCGACTTACTACGACAATGGAAAACCTTAACCGGGTAAATGACATTATTAGTGAGTTAGAAAAGCAGATTGAACCTTTAGAAGAACAAAGTGCAATTGCCCAAGATTACTTGGAACAAAAGAAACAATTTGATGTGCTTGATCGGACACAAACAGTTCGTCATTATGATGAGTACTATGGAAAGTTAACTAAATTAGGTGCCAAGCTCAAACAAGCAGAAGAGATGGTGAAGGACTATCAAAGACAAGCAGGCCATGATCGGCAACAACTTGATAATTTAAAGCAAAAGCGCCAACAACTAAACGCAACTAAGGATCGACTTCAAGCAATCATCTTAAACCAAACGGAGGCAATTGCTAAGTACGAAAATCAGCAATCTGTTTCCAGTGTTCGCCGCGAGCAGCGTGAAAATGAGCAGCGACGGTTAACTGCCCAACAGGCTGAACTCAATGCACGCTTAAAAGAGGTTAAGGCAAGCCAACGGGCAAATGACGAGCAATTGGCTGAACAAAAAGCGCTGATTAATAGTCAGCAAGCTGAGTTCGAAGCAGCCAGAAAGATGAGTAGCAGTGAGCGGATCGCGACCCTAAAACAGCAAGTAGAGGATTTACGTAACCAACAAGTTAGCTTGATGCAGGAAAGAACAACGATTCACAATCAGCAATCTTTCTTGTCACGTAATCATGAACAGGCGATGAGTCTTCAACGACAAAATGTCGAGGAACTTGACGCTACTAAGAATCAACTTGCAGAAATTAATCAGGAATTCGACCGCTACCAACAAGCAGTGGCTATTACTAAGGAAAGTCTGCAGAATGTCAGTGAAAAACTAAAGGCGGCTCAAGATCACCGTGAAAAACTTAATTACGGGTATCAAACAAAACAACGTGATTGGTATGCAGCATTAGGAGATGTGCGGTCACTTAAGTCGCGAATTAATGCTTACCAGTCAATGGCCGATGAATATAGCGGCTATTATCGGGGCGTTCAAGAGGTTCTTCGGCAACGGCAGCAATTTCCTGGATTGGCGGGAGCAGTCAGCGAATTATTTGATGTTCCTGCCAAGTACACGCAAGCGATTGAAACAGTATTAGGAAGTCAGCTTCAGCAATTAGTTGTTGATCGGCAAGCTACTGCCAAAGCAATTATTAACTTCTTGATTAAGACGCGCGCTGGCCGGGTCACTATTCTGCCGCTTGATACGCTTAGTCACCGGCGACCATTAAGTATTTGGCCGCAATTAACTGGCCTTCCTGGTTTTTTGGGTCGTGCAACAGAACTTATTAAGTTTGATCAAAAGTTTCAGCTTATTGCTGACCACTTACTAGGAACAACGGTTATTGCTGACAACCTTGATCATGCAACTGAGATTGCCCGTGCAGGTCGTCATATGGTACGGGTGGTAACCCTTGACGGTCAGTTGATCAATGCTAGTGGAGCAATGACTGGGGGAGCCACCCGTAGCCAACGGACAGGACTCTTAAGTCAAAAGCAAATGGCTAAACAACTAGAAGAGGAGCTAAAAAAACAGGAACAGCTTGCAGCAAACTTAGAGCAAGAAGTTGCTAAACTACAACAAGCGCAAAAGGCGAACGAACAAGTAGTAGCTGATTATCAGCAACAAGTTCAGACTTTACAAGATAAGTTTCATGAGCAAGAAAGTAGTTGTCAGTTGATCTCAAGTAAGTATGAGACGCTTACTAATCGGGTACAGATTTTAGAAACCCAAAATAAACAGCAAGACACTCAACATCAGGATTACGAATCACAAGTTCAACAAAATAATGAACAAGCTGATAAAGTAAACCAGGAATTGACGCAAGTTGTGGCAAAGATTAAGCAAATCCTTACTCAGATTGATGAATTACAGAATGATGAGTCGACTCAGGCACGACAATTGGCGCAAATGCAACAAAAAATCGCGGTAGCGGAAGAACGACTTCAACAATATCAACGCCAAAGTCAAGAGTATAACCGGCAACGGCGAGAAGTTGAAGAGAGTTTAGAAAAGGTCACGATTGCAATCGCTGAATTAACGACTCAATCAGCTAGTCAATCAACAAGTGAACAATCGACACAGACAGCCTTAAAAGATGCTAAAGAAGAGCAGGCAAAAGCTAAGGTGCAACTGGAAGATAATTCAGTTGCTCTTGAAGAACTTGAGCAAAAGCTGTCACAAGCCGAAGCACATTATAATCGTCTGCAAGAACTTCAGCGGGCAGCCCTAGATGATCGTAATAACTTAAATGAAGAGCGCGTGAAGTATGAATCCATGGTTGACCAAGCTCTTAATCGATTATCTGAGCAATATTCCATGACCATTGATGAAGCTCGTCAGCAGATGAGTAAATTGGATGAAGAGACCTTGGCGACCCGGTTGAAGCTATTAAAGCGGGGATTAGATGATCTTGGTCAAGTTAATGTGGGAGCGATTGAAGAATATGAGCGCGTTCGTGAACGGTACGATTTCTTAAAGGGCCAACAAGACGACTTGCTCGCCTCTCGAGCTCAGCTTAATCAAACGATGGGTGAGATAGATGCCCAAGTCAAGAAACGGTTTATTACAACCTTTAATCAGGTTTCACAAAAGTTTGATGAGACGTTCCAACAAATTTTCTCTGGTGGTCATGCTAAACTTGTCTTAACCGATCCCCATGACTTATTAACAACCGGGGTCGATATTATGGCCCAGCCACCAGGAAAGAAAAATCAACATCTTTCATTGTTATCAGGTGGGGAACGAGCATTAACGGCGATTACCTTACTATTCGCTATTTTGAAAGTCCGCCCAGTTCCATTTGCAATTCTTGATGAACCAGAGGCCGCCTTGGATGAGGTTAATGTACAACGTTTTGCGCACTACCTCAGCAAATTTGGTACTGAAGGTCCACAATTTATTGTCATTACCCACCGCAAGGGAACGATGATGGACGCCGATGTATTGTACGGGGTTACAATGCAAGAATCAGGAGTTTCAAAGATGGTATCAGTGGACGTTGTTGATACTTTACAAGAGAGTGATAATTAA
- the recG gene encoding ATP-dependent DNA helicase RecG, which yields MVTGCVKKEVKDLRSLTDSVANLKGVGPKRVADLATLGIDTIEDLLTYYPTRYNDFTPTDIESAKDKQKITLQGVVVSEPLLVRYGYRRNRLTFRMQVGNEVVIATFFNQPYIKKQIELNQQVTVMGKWDAPRRQVTGNKLLKEKADDRNEFGAVYAVNKHIRQNVLQSFIRQAYEEYANIIPTYLPETIRQRYRLMDRRQMIREIHFPQTQATAKAARRTAAYEEFFLFQLRLQAIRRAHRQEDGERILYHNDELKEFIGGLPFELTDAQKRVVNEICRDMRQPYQMNRLLQGDVGSGKTIVAAIAIYAAITAGYQAALMAPTEILAGQHAKKLAKIFEGTHVQVALLTGSLTAKQHRELLTAMKRGDVNLIVGTHALIQDGVEYANLGLVITDEQHRFGVNQRQQLREKGEHPDVLAMTATPIPRTLAITNYGEMDVSIIDQLPAGRKPIQTKWLQSNQHAAAIHFLREQLKQGAQAYVVSPLIEESAALDVQNATDLYNQLSADLEPAYKVGLLHGRMGTEEKDEAMRQFKSGELQVLVATTVIEVGVDNPNATVMVIYDADRFGLAQLHQLRGRVGRGSRQSYCLLIADPKTDEGKARMKTMVATDDGFKIAEQDLKLRGSGDVLGKKQSGMPEFKVGDPVADLKMLQIARADAGNLLGMSKWDQVDENQPLVLYLKRHELETHFD from the coding sequence TTGGTTACTGGTTGTGTTAAAAAAGAGGTGAAAGATTTGCGGAGTTTAACGGATTCCGTCGCCAATTTAAAAGGAGTTGGTCCTAAGCGAGTAGCAGATCTAGCTACTCTGGGAATAGATACTATTGAAGATTTGTTGACGTATTATCCCACTCGCTATAACGATTTCACGCCTACAGACATTGAAAGCGCCAAGGATAAACAGAAAATTACTCTTCAAGGAGTAGTGGTATCAGAACCGCTCTTGGTCCGCTATGGTTATCGGCGCAACCGGCTTACCTTTCGAATGCAGGTAGGTAATGAAGTGGTAATCGCAACTTTTTTTAATCAGCCCTATATTAAAAAGCAAATCGAACTAAATCAGCAAGTAACTGTAATGGGGAAGTGGGATGCACCTCGCCGTCAAGTAACAGGAAACAAACTTCTTAAGGAAAAAGCTGATGATCGAAATGAGTTTGGTGCGGTCTATGCGGTGAATAAGCATATCCGGCAAAATGTCCTCCAAAGTTTTATTCGTCAAGCTTACGAGGAATATGCCAATATCATTCCAACGTATTTGCCAGAAACGATTCGTCAACGATACCGGTTAATGGATCGGCGACAAATGATTAGGGAAATTCACTTTCCACAAACTCAGGCAACTGCAAAAGCCGCCCGCCGAACAGCAGCTTACGAAGAGTTTTTCCTGTTTCAGTTACGACTGCAAGCAATTCGCCGTGCCCACCGTCAAGAAGATGGCGAGCGGATTTTATACCATAATGACGAGTTAAAAGAATTTATTGGCGGACTCCCATTTGAATTAACTGATGCCCAAAAACGGGTTGTTAATGAAATTTGTCGTGATATGCGTCAACCATACCAGATGAATCGCTTGTTGCAGGGGGATGTTGGTTCTGGAAAGACAATTGTTGCTGCTATTGCCATTTATGCAGCTATTACTGCGGGCTATCAAGCAGCTTTAATGGCGCCGACAGAAATTCTGGCAGGACAACATGCTAAGAAATTAGCGAAAATTTTTGAAGGAACCCATGTCCAGGTTGCTCTCCTGACTGGTTCATTGACTGCTAAGCAACATCGGGAACTATTGACGGCGATGAAGCGAGGAGATGTCAACCTCATTGTCGGAACCCATGCGCTAATTCAAGATGGAGTTGAATATGCTAATCTCGGTCTGGTAATTACTGATGAACAGCACCGTTTTGGGGTCAACCAGCGTCAGCAACTTCGTGAAAAAGGCGAACATCCTGATGTATTAGCCATGACAGCAACTCCTATCCCACGGACACTAGCGATTACTAATTATGGTGAAATGGATGTTTCGATAATTGACCAATTACCGGCTGGTCGAAAACCAATTCAAACAAAGTGGCTGCAGTCTAACCAACATGCCGCAGCAATCCATTTTTTGCGTGAACAATTAAAGCAGGGAGCACAGGCGTATGTTGTGAGTCCGTTGATTGAGGAATCAGCGGCTCTAGATGTACAAAACGCAACTGATCTTTATAATCAGCTATCGGCCGATCTTGAGCCAGCTTATAAAGTGGGCTTACTCCATGGACGAATGGGGACGGAAGAAAAAGATGAAGCGATGCGCCAGTTTAAATCTGGTGAGCTTCAAGTTTTAGTTGCAACCACGGTTATTGAAGTTGGCGTTGATAATCCTAATGCAACGGTAATGGTTATATATGATGCTGATCGTTTTGGGCTTGCACAGCTTCACCAATTACGTGGTCGGGTTGGTCGAGGCAGCCGGCAAAGTTATTGTCTATTAATTGCCGATCCGAAAACTGATGAAGGAAAAGCCCGGATGAAAACGATGGTTGCTACCGATGATGGATTTAAGATAGCTGAGCAAGATTTGAAACTGCGTGGATCTGGAGATGTTCTAGGAAAAAAGCAATCGGGGATGCCAGAATTTAAAGTGGGTGATCCGGTTGCTGATTTAAAGATGCTGCAAATTGCCCGTGCAGATGCTGGAAACCTATTAGGCATGTCCAAGTGGGATCAGGTCGATGAAAATCAGCCACTTGTTTTATATTTAAAGCGTCATGAACTGGAGACGCACTTTGACTAA
- a CDS encoding Asp23/Gls24 family envelope stress response protein: MAVKIKTKSGTIDIDNDVISSVVGGAATDNYGVVGMASRNPLRDGVNQILRRENFARGVVVRQQDNGVAVDVNIIVGYGTKISEVSKSVQAKVKYNLETMLGITANSVNVCVQGVRTLED; encoded by the coding sequence ATGGCAGTAAAAATCAAAACTAAGTCAGGTACAATTGACATTGATAATGATGTGATTTCATCAGTTGTTGGTGGGGCTGCTACTGATAACTACGGTGTTGTTGGAATGGCAAGCCGAAACCCCCTCCGTGATGGGGTTAACCAAATTCTTCGTCGTGAAAATTTTGCGCGCGGCGTTGTTGTTCGGCAGCAAGATAATGGTGTAGCTGTTGACGTAAATATTATTGTAGGCTATGGCACAAAGATCTCAGAAGTATCAAAAAGTGTCCAAGCAAAGGTAAAGTATAATCTTGAAACAATGCTCGGTATTACGGCAAATTCAGTTAATGTATGTGTCCAAGGTGTACGGACACTAGAAGATTAA
- a CDS encoding DAK2 domain-containing protein, protein MAVTKITNLEFGKMVQAAADKLGKNAEFINSLNVFPVPDGDTGTNMTSSMASGAKYERNETSKKVGDLSAALAKGLLMGARGNSGVILSQIFRGFAKATEGMDVLSTADFVDAYANGAKTAYKAVMKPTEGTILTVVRESAQAGLNKIKETDDLVEIMHTIYEAGEEALKKTPDLLPVLKEVGVVDSGGQGLVFVLQAFDEALSGRVDKSDDYKPDNAEIDEMVHAMDHQSVQGKLNPEDIKYTYCTQMLVRLGKGKQVTQKFDYDTFYNYLADLGDSLLVLNDDQVVRVHVHTEHPGKVLSWGQQFGDLQTIEIHNMVWQQEEIMEKDEEDADSESPIEKAKAAAEAKNDLQTAVIAVASGEGIAKLLKSLGVTHIITGGQTMNPSTQDILDAINNSGAKQAIVLPNNGNIFMTADQAAEVADIPTKIVHSKTIAQAMSALLEYNPEASLDENQANMEANTNTVASGAVTNAVRDTTIDGREIKKDDYMGIVDGKIVTTDLDLKEAAIKMVKAMLDEDSEIVTILYGAGGDQKTAEEIKAAVEEVDDELDIQIYDGGQPVYPYLISVE, encoded by the coding sequence TTGGCTGTAACAAAAATTACAAACCTTGAATTCGGTAAAATGGTCCAGGCGGCCGCCGATAAACTTGGTAAGAACGCTGAATTTATTAATTCATTAAATGTTTTTCCAGTTCCAGATGGAGACACCGGGACAAACATGACTTCTTCAATGGCAAGCGGTGCCAAGTACGAACGCAACGAAACCAGTAAGAAGGTTGGCGACCTGAGTGCAGCGTTAGCAAAGGGCCTTTTAATGGGAGCACGCGGAAATTCTGGGGTCATTTTATCGCAGATTTTCCGTGGCTTTGCAAAGGCAACAGAAGGCATGGATGTTTTATCTACTGCTGACTTTGTTGATGCTTATGCTAATGGTGCAAAGACAGCTTATAAGGCTGTGATGAAGCCAACAGAAGGTACCATTTTAACTGTTGTTCGTGAATCAGCTCAAGCAGGCCTCAATAAGATTAAAGAGACTGATGATCTTGTTGAGATTATGCATACTATTTATGAAGCAGGTGAAGAAGCGCTTAAGAAGACGCCGGATTTATTGCCAGTCCTGAAAGAAGTTGGCGTGGTAGATTCTGGTGGACAAGGACTCGTCTTTGTACTTCAAGCCTTTGACGAAGCCTTGAGTGGCCGCGTAGATAAAAGTGATGACTATAAACCTGACAATGCTGAAATTGATGAGATGGTTCACGCTATGGATCACCAAAGCGTTCAAGGAAAGCTTAATCCTGAAGATATCAAGTATACTTACTGTACTCAAATGTTGGTACGACTTGGTAAGGGTAAGCAGGTGACTCAAAAGTTTGACTATGATACTTTCTATAACTACTTAGCTGACTTAGGCGATAGTTTACTTGTTCTAAACGATGATCAAGTTGTGCGGGTCCATGTTCATACCGAGCATCCCGGTAAAGTATTATCTTGGGGTCAACAATTCGGTGATTTACAGACAATTGAAATTCATAACATGGTTTGGCAACAAGAAGAAATCATGGAAAAAGATGAAGAAGACGCTGACAGTGAGTCGCCAATTGAGAAGGCAAAAGCAGCTGCAGAAGCTAAAAATGACCTTCAGACAGCTGTTATTGCTGTCGCATCAGGAGAAGGAATTGCGAAATTATTAAAGAGCTTGGGTGTTACCCATATCATTACAGGTGGTCAAACAATGAACCCAAGCACTCAAGATATTCTCGATGCCATTAATAATAGCGGTGCTAAGCAAGCTATTGTTCTGCCAAATAACGGCAACATCTTTATGACTGCTGATCAGGCTGCCGAGGTTGCTGATATTCCAACAAAGATTGTCCACAGTAAGACGATTGCCCAAGCGATGAGCGCACTGCTTGAGTACAACCCAGAAGCATCTTTGGACGAAAATCAAGCAAATATGGAAGCTAATACAAATACGGTTGCCAGTGGAGCGGTTACTAATGCTGTTCGTGATACAACGATTGATGGTCGTGAAATTAAGAAAGATGACTACATGGGAATTGTTGATGGTAAAATCGTCACTACGGATCTGGATCTGAAAGAAGCCGCTATTAAGATGGTTAAAGCCATGCTTGACGAGGATAGTGAAATTGTAACGATCTTATATGGAGCTGGTGGTGATCAAAAAACTGCTGAAGAGATTAAAGCAGCAGTTGAAGAAGTAGATGATGAATTAGATATTCAGATTTACGATGGTGGTCAGCCAGTTTATCCATACCTGATTTCGGTTGAATAG
- the rpmB gene encoding 50S ribosomal protein L28, whose translation MAKDFINGKRTQFGNKRSHALNSSRRSWKPNLQKVTILVNGKPKKVYVSARTLKSGKVTRV comes from the coding sequence ATGGCTAAAGATTTTATCAACGGTAAACGGACGCAATTTGGTAACAAGCGTTCTCACGCCCTTAACTCAAGTCGGCGTAGCTGGAAGCCTAACTTGCAAAAGGTAACCATTTTAGTTAATGGTAAGCCTAAGAAGGTATACGTTTCAGCACGTACACTGAAGTCAGGTAAAGTGACTCGGGTTTAA
- the acpP gene encoding acyl carrier protein, whose amino-acid sequence MADNKKTEIFNKVSEIVADHFDVDRAKITDDLNLKTDLDADSIDFVEFVLELEDTFGEEINDEDAEKLSTIGEVVDYIAEHTAN is encoded by the coding sequence ATGGCTGATAATAAGAAAACAGAAATCTTTAATAAGGTTTCAGAGATTGTTGCTGACCATTTTGATGTTGATCGGGCTAAGATTACTGATGATTTGAACTTAAAGACAGATTTGGATGCTGATTCAATTGATTTTGTTGAATTTGTTCTCGAATTAGAGGATACGTTTGGTGAAGAAATTAATGATGAAGATGCTGAAAAATTAAGTACAATCGGTGAAGTTGTTGATTACATCGCAGAACACACTGCCAACTAA
- the rnc gene encoding ribonuclease III: MIEELQDYLAKEFNIHFDNPALLAEAFTQASYVNEHPNQGLKYYERIEFLGDAVLELIVSEYIYKRFPELPQGKLTRLRAAMVCEDSFSKFAKECHFDQYIRLGHGEEMAGARERPGLLCDIFESFIGALYLDQGRPAVEKFVQRVIFPKLDMGWFDHAVDAKTSLQEFLQRDGDIAIEYHLVEESGTENDPEFKVNVTANGDVIGEGKGSSKKHAEMQAAQQALDNMRNKNK, encoded by the coding sequence ATGATCGAAGAATTACAAGACTACCTGGCCAAGGAATTTAATATTCATTTTGATAATCCTGCTTTATTAGCAGAAGCTTTTACTCAAGCTTCGTATGTAAATGAACATCCTAACCAAGGATTAAAATATTACGAACGGATTGAATTTCTTGGCGATGCTGTGTTGGAACTGATCGTTTCAGAATATATTTATAAACGTTTCCCTGAATTGCCACAGGGAAAACTTACCCGCTTAAGAGCGGCAATGGTATGTGAGGATAGTTTTTCTAAATTTGCCAAGGAATGTCACTTTGATCAATATATTCGCTTGGGTCATGGTGAGGAAATGGCTGGCGCAAGAGAACGTCCAGGCTTGCTATGTGATATTTTTGAATCATTTATTGGTGCCCTCTATTTAGATCAAGGCCGACCAGCAGTCGAAAAATTTGTTCAACGAGTTATCTTTCCTAAACTTGATATGGGCTGGTTTGATCATGCTGTTGATGCCAAGACTAGTCTCCAAGAATTCCTCCAACGTGACGGTGATATTGCCATTGAATATCATTTGGTAGAGGAAAGCGGAACAGAAAACGACCCTGAATTTAAAGTAAATGTTACTGCTAATGGTGACGTTATCGGTGAAGGAAAGGGCTCATCAAAGAAACATGCTGAAATGCAAGCAGCACAACAGGCACTTGATAATATGAGAAATAAAAATAAATAG